Part of the Verrucomicrobiia bacterium genome, CCCTTCAACATTATGGCATGTTCGATTACTCCTTCAGCGGGGACTGGACGGGCACCACGTCAATCGGCGTCGGTGTCTTCAACAACGGCACGCAGGAATACATGGACGGCCGGCTGGACAACACGGCGCTGACGGGCGGGATTCTGACCCCCGGCGATCTTCAGGCGCGGCTCAACGCGCTTTATCTCAACCTGCCGAGCTGCCAGACGGCGGGCATTGTCAGCGACCCGGTGGACCAGGCCGTGGAGACGCCGAACACGGCCACGTTCTCTGTCGCCGCGACGGGCACCAGCCCTGCCTACCAATGGCAGGTGAGCACCAACAGCGGTTCGCTGTGGGACAACGTGGTCACGGGCACGGGCGGGACAACCGCCAGCTACACGACCGCCCCGACATCCTTCGCCGACTCGGGCAAGCAATACCGCTGCATCGTCAGCGTGAGCTGCGATTCCAGTTCCGTCACCTCGGCCGTTGCCACCCTGACCGTGACCGGCACCGCCAACTGGACGGGCGGCGGCGGCAATGGTTTGTGGAACGACACGAATAACTGGGACATTCTCCAGGTTCCCGACGCCGCCACCAAGGCGATCATCGGTTTTGACACCGTCAGCTACAACACGCCGATGGCGGCCGCCAGTTTCCGCGGACTGACGCTTGCGGGCGCCCTCAATGTCAACACCAACGGATTCACGATTGACGCATCCAGCGCGGTGCCGCTGACCGTTCAGCCGGGCGGTCTGGTGACCATCAATTCCAACGGCGTGGTCACCATCACTGATTCGGGCTCGGTGACGATGCCCACGCCCACCAGCGGAACGCCGCCGGTCATCGATGTGGAAGGCGGCACGCTGATTCTGACCAACAACGGCAGCGCGTTCTTGATGGGTGACAACACGAGCAGCGACGCCAACATTGGCGCGGCCTTCACCAACAATGGCGGCACGGTGGTGATCGACCAGCCGTTGCGCGTGCGCGGCCGCGACTCTCGCTTCTACATGAGCGGCGGCACCCTGGATTTGCAGGGCGGCCTCAACCATGACGTGGGCGGCAACGATTCCCGGCAGTTCTTCCGCATCGCGGGCGGCTCGGCCAACCTGAATGCGGTCACCATCAATCGCGCGAGCACGTCGGGCGGCCTGTCTGTCGAGGGCGGCGTGGTGAATTCCAGCAGCGTCCGGATTGGCATTGGCATCGCCTCGGGCTACGCCCGAATGACCGGTGGCGTTTGGACAAACGCCGGCGCGTTCTACGTGGCGGACCGCAACAACGCCGCCAACTCGGGAACGCGCAACGTGACGTTCCGGATGGACAGCGGCGAGCTGGTCACGCTGGGCAGTGACGGCATTGTCATCAACAATCAAGGTGAACCGGACACTTCCAATCTCTCGAGTGTCGGCGGCATCCTGACGGTCAACGGTGGCACCATCAGCACCGAGGGCATTTATTTGAACGGCCCGTCGGTCACGGCGAACGCCTACGCCCGTTTTCAACTGAACGGCGGCACCATTTATCTGGGGTCGGTCGGATTGGTCGCCAACGCGAACAGCGCAAACAGCCTGACCACCGTCCCGACGTTGACCGGCGGCACGCTCGCGGCGCAGGCGGACTGGAGCAGTGTGGCCAACCTGCCGTTGAGCGGCGCGGTGACCTTCCAGGCCGCGGATGCGGAGGGAGCGGGACACAACATCACCCTCAACGGGGTGCTGAGCGGCAGTGGCGGCGTGACGAAAACCGGCGCGGGCACGCTGACCTTGAACGGCGTGAACACCTGTTCAGGCGCAACCACCATCAGCGGAGGCACGCTGGCGCTGGGCGCGGGCGCCACTCTTGGGGCAACGCCGCAAATCACACTCGAGAATGGTGCCAGCTTCGATGCCTCGGCGGCCGGCGGTTACACCCTTGCCGCCGGCAAGGTGCTGGCGGGCTCGGGCAGCGTGGCGGGCAGCTTTACCGCCGCGTCCGGAGCCACCCTCTCGCCCGGCAACAGCGAGGGTGTGATCGCCTTTGCCAACGGCCTCGTGGAGCAGGGCGGCGTCATCAACAACTTCGAGATTTCCGCCACGTCCAACGACGTGATCCAGGTGGTGGGCGACCTGGATGTCAGCGGCGGCGCCAACACCGTCACGGTGACCGCGCTCGGTGGCTCGCTGGCGGCCGGCACCTACACCTTGTTCGAATACTCCGGGTCGTTGATCGGCGACGTGACCAGTCTGTCCCTCGTCGGTGCGCCGGGTTATTTGACGAACAATGTCGCGGCCAAGGCAATTCAGCTCGTGACCTCCGGCGTGCGCGCCCCGGCGAGCGTGGTTTGGGTGGGCAACGCCGCGGCCAATGATTGGGACGTGCTGAACCACACCAACTGGCTCAACGGCGGTCTCCTGGATTTCTTTGTGCAGGGCGACACCGCCCACTTCGACGCCACGGGCGCGGCCAATCCCATCGTGAAGGTGACGGCGCCGGTCGCTCCGGCTTCGGTGACCGTTGATGCCGCCAATGATTATACCTTCACCGGCGCCGGTGCGATTGGCGGAGCGGGCGGCCTGACCAAAACCAACAGCGGCACTTTGCACGTCCAGACTACCAACAGCTACACCGGTCCCACGACCATTGGCGGCGGAACGCTGGAGGTGGCCGTCCTCGCCAACGGCGGCATCAACAGCGGCATTGGCGCTTCTCCTGCGGACCCGGCCAATCTCGTCATGGACGGCGCCGCATTGAAATACACCGGCCCCACGGTCAGCATCAACCGCGGCGCTACATTGAACCCCGGCGGCGGCACCGTGAGCGTTGATGACCCCGCGGCCAATCTGACGGTGGGCGGCACGGTGACGGGCACAGGTGCCCTCACGAAGACCGGGGCGGGCGCGCTGACGTTGGGCGCGGCCAACACCTATGCCGGAGACACGACCGTGAGCAACGGCGTCCTCTCGCTCGTTACGGCGACGAGCGCGGGCAATGGAGCGATCACCCTGCAGGATGGCGCCGCGCTCCGGCTGGCCGGGACCTACACACTGAACAACAACCTCAACTTCAACGGCACTTGCGCCATTGATCTGAACAACAACAGCCCCGCCGGCGACCGTCATCTGGTGGGCGAATGGGCGGGCACCGCAACCATTCTCATCACCAACTTCTACGACAGCAGCCGCACCTTCACCATCGGCGGTAATGGCGGCATGTCCACGCTGGCGGGCACGCTTGATTTGGTGGACAGCTCGTGCCATCTCCGCTTCAACAACGGCGGCGGCAACCCAAGCACCGGCAGCCCGAATGTGTATTTCAAGCTTGGCTCCGGCAGCATCATCATGGAGCCGCGCAACGGCAGCGTGACCATTGACCTCGGCGCCTTGTCCGGCGGTCCCAACACCGTCGTGCGCGGCCGGGCCAGCGGCGGCTCGGGCACGGTGAATTACTCCGTGGGCGCGCTGAATCTGGACTCCGTTTTCCAGGGCGCCTTCTCCAACAGCACCGTCAGCGGCAACCTGACCTCGCTCGTCAAGATCGGCACCGGCAAGCTGACTCTGACCGGCGAAAGCACGCACACCGGCGGCACGACCGTTTACGACGGCACCTTGCAGGTGGACGGCGCCATCGACAACGGTTCGGTGTTCATCGTGAGCGGCACCCTGGCGGGCTCCGGAACCATCGGCGGGCCGGTGGATGTGGGCGCGGGCGCCTTTTTGACGCCGGGCAGCGCCGTCGGCACCCTGACGATCAACAACACGCTGACCCTGGAATTCGGCAGCACCACCACCCTGGAAGTGGACGCGGCCGCGGGCACGAACGACCAGATCGCCGGCGTCACCTCGCTGCTCAACAACGGCGGCGACCTCGTGGTGACCAACGTGAATGGAACGCTTGGCAGCGGCACGGTGTTCAAGTTGTTCAGCGCCGCCAATTATCAGGGCACGTTCAACTCCGTCACCCTGCCGCCGCTCACCGGCGGGCTCACCTGGGACACGAACAGCCTGTATGTCGATGGCACCATCCGCATCGCGCCGTTGACCACGCCGACCACGATGACCGTCGCGCTGAACGGCACCGAGCTGACGCTGGCCTGGCCCGCCGATCACACCGGCTGGAAGCTCCAATCCCAGACCAACGACCTCGCCACTGGCCTCACCGGCGCCTGGTATGACGTGCCGGATTCGGACTTGAACCATTCGTTCACCACGACGGTGGATCCGGCCAGCCCGACCGTCTTCTACCGTCTCTACCTGACGGTCCCATAACCGGACGAGTCTTGCTAGGCCCGGGACTGGCGTGCGCCGGTCCCGGGCTTTTTTATTGCAGAGGCGCAGCCTTTCTCCGGGAGCCCGAACATCAGCAACCAACGAACGGCCGCCGGGCATTTCCTGGGAGGTGAATGTCTTCCTCGTTCCGTTCAGTCACTCAAGCTGGCTCGGAGGGTGAACCGGTGTTTTTTCACTTCTTCGCCACCCGGCAGCAGCCGCCAAAGATAGGGCGGCATCGTCGACAACTGCACCGCCTCGATTTCCTCCATGCCGAGCAGGAACGCCTTGCAGAGGCGGTGCATCCCATCAAGGACGACTCCGACCGGAGACATGAGATGGGAAGGCGAAATAGTTCACATCTAAGGAAGATCGATTCCGTCTAGTTGCAGCGTGGATTGTATCAAAATGAAATGCTCCACGTTGGATAAATGCCGCGCGCTTTCGCAAAAATCTCGTTTAATTGGAGTTCCAAGTGTGCGCCAGAAACTGTGTTAACGAAGATAAAGCGAAACTGCGCTTTGAGATTCTGTGCAACCAGCACTTCGGCAGCAGTCAATCCGAAGAAATAGCCGCGAAAGTCGGCGGCCATGTCCTTCTTCGTGGACTTGATTTCGCACAGCAGCAACTTGCTCAAATGGGTCTCTACTTCATTCACCGAATCCAAGTTCACAGGCTCCGTTAATCGAATTACGTCAAAGGCCTTACCATAGACAATCATGTCCCGTTTCGCGAAGGCCACGACGATATTCCTCTTCTGCCTGACAGTGGGAACCAGATAACCAAGTCCTTTCGATGCCAACAGTAATGCGGCCTTTCCTGCCGTGGCGCTCCCAGAATCAAGATTCTTCACTTGGCACCTACCTTCTTCGCCTCAGGAAGTCTCTCTTCAAACTTCTTTGCGAACGAAACGAGGGTGGCGCCTAGGGATTGGCAAACGTTTCGCAGTTCAATCACGTCGAGCCGTCTCTCACCGGTTTCGTATTTGCTCACAAAACTCTGGGGCATTCCCAGAGTCTCGGACAATTGAACTTGGGTGAGGCCCTTCTGTGTGCGAAGTTCTCGCAGAAGCTCCCGAAAGACCGCATACTCAGTTGTGAAAACGGATTTTGACACTTGCCAATAGTCAATCCGATTTTAGGATAACCCAAAACAGGATAAATGAGCCGGACCAGACAGCACCAAACACGCACCGATCGTTTCCACGGCTCGTCCTTAGGAGTTGAAGTGCTCGCCCGTTCCTTAGGTGTCCCTCGACGTGAAGTGGAAGCCAAGCGCTGGCGCATGCCAGACGGATCGTTCTTCTACCATCCGCGATACCGCTGGTGCCTGCTTATCAAGGCCATCATCGAGCACTTCTGCCCCGCCTTCGCCCCCGGCGGGGTGGTCCTCTACATCGGCGACACCGAAAACAAGTTCGTCCATCTGGAAACCGGAGGTTTGGCCACGCTCGGCGTCTCCCTGGATTCCGCCGCCAAGATTCCCGATGTCATCGTTCACTTCCGTGCCAAGAACTGGCTCCTGCTCATCGAAGCGGTTACCAGCGCCGGCCCGGTGGACAGCAAGCGCCGCAAAGAACTCAAAGACCTGTTCGCTGGCTGTAAGGCCGGTCTTGTCTTCGTGACTGCCTTCGAGAACCGCCGCACCATGCAGACCTTCGTCTCGCAGATTGCTTGGGAATCTGAAGTCTGGATCGCCGAAGATCCCGACCACATGATTCACTTCAACGGTGAGCGTTTCCTCGGTCCCTATCCGGACGTAATCGGAAAAAGTTGATAGCTCCCTCAAATGGGGGATCAAGGGCGAATAATTCGATCAGATACGCTGCTTGGGGGACAGCGCAACTCAATCTTAAACGGCACAAATAGTTGGTCCCATCTCGCATCTCCGCGCGTCAGTAGGAGGTTTTCAGCCAGTTGGTTTTGGCCCAGGTGGGCTGGCCGAGAATCGCGGGAGCGGTGGGCGGCGGGGTAACGACGTTGCCGCGCAGCAGCCGGTAAAAGCGTTGTGGCTCGGAGAGGAGCAACGGATTCGTGCAGGCGAAGTTGTCGCCGGCATCGAAATGATTGGTGGCGATGGCCGGCCATTGCGCCAGCGGCGCGGCGACGTTGGTGCTCGACAACACCTGATAAACGCCGCTCGTGGCGCCGTTGGTTCCCCGCAACACGATGCCGTCCGGGCCGGCGCTGGCCTCGGTGATGCGCGGTTCGTGCGATCCCGTGTCATCGACTGCGGGCGTCACATCGGCCCAGGTCGTCCCCACGCGCAGCGTGTCGAAGTTCCATGTGTCGTAGCCGGCGCTGGACTTCAGATAAAGATTCTGGAGGTTGACCGCATCGGTCCCGCCCGTCTGACTGGCGTCCGGCACGGCCGGTTCGCTGCCGCCGGGTGTAGGATTGATGAACAGGCTCACCCCGTCGTCGCCCGTTCCGGGGTTGAACGCATACTTCACCACGATGAATTGCGTGACGTTGGTGGCGAGCACGTTCGCGGCATAAACCGCGGACGCGCCGGTTTTCCGGATGGCGAGCTGATAGCCGTTGCCGTTGAGACTGAAATACAACGCCAGGGCGTCGCTGCTGCCGTTGGGTGAGGTGGTGCCGGAGGGCAACAGGCCCGTCAGGTAACCGCTGCCGGTGGCAGCGCGGTGCATTGCAGCAGGAAAGAGTAGTAAATATTGCCGCAGCTGACGCTGCTGGCGTCAAATGGCCGGCAGTTCGAACCGCCGCTCGTGCCGGCGATGCTGACCAGGTTGCCCGCGGTCGCGGGCAGTTTGAGCGCGGGTTGGGTCAGATTACCGCTGGCGACTTTGACCTGCGACGAACTGTTGCTCCACGGCGCCACCGAGCCGACGTTTGCGCCCGGCGCGGCGTTGGTGATGGCGTCCTCCATCGGCAACGCCGCGTGCAGGAGCTGTGCGGTGACAACGACCAGGCTGATGATGGCGGCGCGATGCTTCAGTCAGACTGTGGCACGCATGGGGTTTCTGAACTGGCGATACGACGGCTGGCCGTTCCGGACTCAACGGGTGCCGCCGGGTCCGCGGGAAAACAACCTTTCGCGCCGCGAGCGGGCGATGTTACCACCACCAGTGGCGGTTGTTGCTCCAGTCCACGTAAACGCGCATTTTTTTGAAGTTGCGCCATTCCACATGGTTGTCCTGGCACAAAATGTTGCCCCCCTCCGGACGACTGCCCGAACTCATGTGACTGCTGTTGTAGCCCTGCGGAATAATTTGCGGGTTGGAGGTGTAAACGCCGGTGAATTTGTCGTTCTGCCCGCCCGAACCTTCCGAGACGACCACGCAGGTGACGAGTTCGCTCTGCGCCACCGTGAAGTTCGTCACCGCCACGGAAAGCTTGCTGACGTAGGGAAGCCCGTCCCGCCGGCGCGAAGGCCGTGAGGCGTCGTAGCCCGCGGTGCCGGGATTGTTCCGTTCAAACAACCATTGGTAGGTCGTCACGCGGTAGTTGACGCCATTGTCCGAGGGCGGCGTCGTGGCCGAGTTGAAATAATACCAGTTGTCGATGTCCTGCACGGTGGCCTTGGTGGCCGGATCGTAAAGAATGCCACGGTTGCCGCCGGACTGAATGATCGCGTCGGCCGTGAGCCGGGGCACGTCCCACAGGGCCGAGCCGGGCGAGTTGCCGGCGCCGACCACGGTCTGCGGCACCTTGTCATTGTTGTCACCGGCGTAGATGGCGAAGGCGATGCCAATTTGTTTCAGGTTGCTGGTGCACTTGATGCGCTTGGCCTTTTCCTTGGCCAGACCCAGGGCGGGCAACAGCATGGCGGCGAGGATGGCAATGATGGCGATGACCACCAGCAACTCGATGAGCGTAAAGGCGCGTCCGCCGCGGGGGCCGTGCGTCGAAGAGGGGCGGCGCAGCGTGGAAATAAACGGAGACTTCATCATGGGACGGGGTTGGGCGTGGCCACGCACGGTGCCGGCGAAGGCAGGCAAATCATTGGAACAACACGGTTGTTTTGCATACGCGGCCGGACATGGGTGGCTACCGTGTCAGCCTAACAGTTGCCGTGTGGCTGTCATGTCCTGCGCGTTGCAAAACAGCGTGAAAAATGCGCACCGGACGTGCGACCGTGAGGTTCGGACCCACTGGGTCCGGCTTCAACGGACCGGGTTTGCGCCGAGGGGACGCACCCGGATGTGACGGAACTCGAAGGACTTGTTCTCCGCCTGCAACCCGAGGAAACCGCTGGTGGCATCCAGTTGGTCGTAGTCCCAGAGGTGCCGACCGCCCGCCTCCACGCTGATATGCGAACCAGTCACCGTAATGCGGAACTTGCCCCATTCGCCCACGGGCCGGGCCGGCGCGGCGTTGGTCACCAGCGTTTTGGATCCGCGCATCAACGTGCCCAGCGCCGTGCCTTTCAGGTTCACCTGCCAGACATTGGTCGGGAACGGCTTGCCCTCGGCCGCGGCCCGGATGAGCAGTCCGCTGTTGTAATTCTTTTCCAGCGCGCGCCATTCCGCCTCAAAAATAAAGTTGGTGTATGGTTGCGCGCTGCGCAGCCAGCCGGTGCCCCTGACCAGATGAATGACGCCATTCGTGACCGAGAACTCGCCGCCGTTCACCACGGTCCAGCCCGAGAGATCCTTGCCGTTGAACAACGTGGTCCAGCCCGTTTCAGCCGGGTCGGCGGCCTGCACCGAGGGGCAAACAAAGAGCGCGGTTCCGAGGGCGAGAAGCGCGAGCGCAAGGCGGCGGGGTTTCATGGTGGGCGCAGCTTACGGCTTCGGGGACACCGTGCAATCCACCAGTTTGACGTTCGCATCTTTCACCACGTCGGGCTGGGTGAGGCCGGCGAAGGTTGAGTGGTGGAGCCGCACGTCGCTGATTTCCGCCGCGGGAAAGCCCTGCACGTCCAGCACGCGCCGGGCGTTGGCCACGGTCAGGTTTTCCATCGTCACGTGGCGCACAACCGGGCGTTGCGGACCGTTGGCGCCTTCTTCGTAGAGAAAATCAATCTGCAACACCGCGTCGCCGACGGTGCCGACCTTCACGTTGCGGACGAACACGTTTTCCACCGTGCCGCCGCGGACGGCGTTGGACTTGAAGCGCAGCACGCGGTCGAGATTCGGGCTGTCCATCGTGCAATTCTCCACAAACACGTTCCGGCAGCCGCCGGAAATCTCGCTGCCAATGGTCACGCCGCCGTGGCCGTCCTTCATGGTGCAGCCGCGCACGACGATATTCTCCGCGGGGGCGCCCAGGCGCCGGCCATCCTCGTTGCGGCCGGACTTGATGGCGATGCAGTCGTCGCCCGTGTCGAACACCGTGTTCTCAATCAGCACGTCCCGGCAGGCCTCGGGATCACATCCGTCGTTGTTGGGGCCGTGGCTGACGATTTGCACGCCGCGCACAATGACGTTTGTGGACAACACCGGGTGCAGTTCCCACATGGGCGAACGCCGGATGCGCACGCCTTCGATCAGCACGTTCCGGCAGCGGAAGGGCTCGATGAAACTGGGCCGCAGGTAGTCGCCGTCGCCGAACGTCCGCTGGGCCACGGGCGTGCCTTCCGCAACCATTTTCACCAGGCGTTGGCGGGCGGCGTCCTGTTTGGGCTGGCCGCTGGTCCAGCCGTATTCCTTTTTGCCCTTCCAGGGCCACCAATGCGTTTCGTCGGCCTGACCATCGAGCACGCCGTCGCCGGTGATGGCGATGTCCTGCGCCTCGAAAGCGTAAATGAGCGGCGAGTAGTTGAGGCACTCCATGCCTTCAAACCACGTGCGCACGGCCGGCAGGCAGGCGGAGGGATCGGTCTTGAACTTCAGCGTCGCCCCGCCTTCGAGGTGCAATTCAATCCGGCTTTGCAGGTTAATCGGGCCGGTCAGGTATTCGCCGGCTGGCACGATGACGCGCCCGCCGCCGTGGCTGCCGCGATGGCCCGGGCGATGGCCGCGCTGCTGTCCGTCTGGCCGTTGCCCGTGGCGCCGAAATCGGCAATGGAAAATTCCCGCGCTGGAATGACTGGCGGCCGGAGGCGCGCGAGCAGTGCGGGCAATTCCGACCACTCCGGCGCGCCGGATTGCGGTCCGGTCGCGGTGGCGGTTGACGCGTGTTCCGCCCGCAACGGCAGGTCGATCAGTCGTTGCAATTCGAGACCGGCCAGAATGAACGGGCCGACGCCCTTGAGGTCGTTGTCAACCACCGGTTCGCGCAGGTAATACGCGTAGGAACCGTCGCGGCCGTAGCCAAGCCCGGCCACGGCGCAGCAATGCGTCAACGAGATTTGGCCGTTCCCGTCATCGCGCACAAACTCGTGGATGAGGCCGGCGTAGCCTTTGACGATGGCGGGCACGTAAGTGCGCGGGAGATAGCCGCGGTTGACCGCTTTCGCGAGTGAATAGACGAACATGCTCGACGCCGTTGCTTCGAGGTAATTGCCCGGGCGGCCGCCCTGGTCGAGCACCTGCCACCACAAGCCAGTTGCTGGATCCTGCCATTTCACAATGCCGCGAGCGGTCTTTTGGAGCATGGCGAGAATCACCGCGCGGCCCGGATGATTCTTCGGCAGATAATCGAGCACATCGACCTGCGCCATGGCGAACC contains:
- a CDS encoding DUF1080 domain-containing protein, coding for MKPRRLALALLALGTALFVCPSVQAADPAETGWTTLFNGKDLSGWTVVNGGEFSVTNGVIHLVRGTGWLRSAQPYTNFIFEAEWRALEKNYNSGLLIRAAAEGKPFPTNVWQVNLKGTALGTLMRGSKTLVTNAAPARPVGEWGKFRITVTGSHISVEAGGRHLWDYDQLDATSGFLGLQAENKSFEFRHIRVRPLGANPVR
- a CDS encoding glycoside hydrolase family 28 protein, encoding MPAGEYLTGPINLQSRIELHLEGGATLKFKTDPSACLPAVRTWFEGMECLNYSPLIYAFEAQDIAITGDGVLDGQADETHWWPWKGKKEYGWTSGQPKQDAARQRLVKMVAEGTPVAQRTFGDGDYLRPSFIEPFRCRNVLIEGVRIRRSPMWELHPVLSTNVIVRGVQIVSHGPNNDGCDPEACRDVLIENTVFDTGDDCIAIKSGRNEDGRRLGAPAENIVVRGCTMKDGHGGVTIGSEISGGCRNVFVENCTMDSPNLDRVLRFKSNAVRGGTVENVFVRNVKVGTVGDAVLQIDFLYEEGANGPQRPVVRHVTMENLTVANARRVLDVQGFPAAEISDVRLHHSTFAGLTQPDVVKDANVKLVDCTVSPKP
- a CDS encoding autotransporter-associated beta strand repeat-containing protein is translated as MFDYSFSGDWTGTTSIGVGVFNNGTQEYMDGRLDNTALTGGILTPGDLQARLNALYLNLPSCQTAGIVSDPVDQAVETPNTATFSVAATGTSPAYQWQVSTNSGSLWDNVVTGTGGTTASYTTAPTSFADSGKQYRCIVSVSCDSSSVTSAVATLTVTGTANWTGGGGNGLWNDTNNWDILQVPDAATKAIIGFDTVSYNTPMAAASFRGLTLAGALNVNTNGFTIDASSAVPLTVQPGGLVTINSNGVVTITDSGSVTMPTPTSGTPPVIDVEGGTLILTNNGSAFLMGDNTSSDANIGAAFTNNGGTVVIDQPLRVRGRDSRFYMSGGTLDLQGGLNHDVGGNDSRQFFRIAGGSANLNAVTINRASTSGGLSVEGGVVNSSSVRIGIGIASGYARMTGGVWTNAGAFYVADRNNAANSGTRNVTFRMDSGELVTLGSDGIVINNQGEPDTSNLSSVGGILTVNGGTISTEGIYLNGPSVTANAYARFQLNGGTIYLGSVGLVANANSANSLTTVPTLTGGTLAAQADWSSVANLPLSGAVTFQAADAEGAGHNITLNGVLSGSGGVTKTGAGTLTLNGVNTCSGATTISGGTLALGAGATLGATPQITLENGASFDASAAGGYTLAAGKVLAGSGSVAGSFTAASGATLSPGNSEGVIAFANGLVEQGGVINNFEISATSNDVIQVVGDLDVSGGANTVTVTALGGSLAAGTYTLFEYSGSLIGDVTSLSLVGAPGYLTNNVAAKAIQLVTSGVRAPASVVWVGNAAANDWDVLNHTNWLNGGLLDFFVQGDTAHFDATGAANPIVKVTAPVAPASVTVDAANDYTFTGAGAIGGAGGLTKTNSGTLHVQTTNSYTGPTTIGGGTLEVAVLANGGINSGIGASPADPANLVMDGAALKYTGPTVSINRGATLNPGGGTVSVDDPAANLTVGGTVTGTGALTKTGAGALTLGAANTYAGDTTVSNGVLSLVTATSAGNGAITLQDGAALRLAGTYTLNNNLNFNGTCAIDLNNNSPAGDRHLVGEWAGTATILITNFYDSSRTFTIGGNGGMSTLAGTLDLVDSSCHLRFNNGGGNPSTGSPNVYFKLGSGSIIMEPRNGSVTIDLGALSGGPNTVVRGRASGGSGTVNYSVGALNLDSVFQGAFSNSTVSGNLTSLVKIGTGKLTLTGESTHTGGTTVYDGTLQVDGAIDNGSVFIVSGTLAGSGTIGGPVDVGAGAFLTPGSAVGTLTINNTLTLEFGSTTTLEVDAAAGTNDQIAGVTSLLNNGGDLVVTNVNGTLGSGTVFKLFSAANYQGTFNSVTLPPLTGGLTWDTNSLYVDGTIRIAPLTTPTTMTVALNGTELTLAWPADHTGWKLQSQTNDLATGLTGAWYDVPDSDLNHSFTTTVDPASPTVFYRLYLTVP
- a CDS encoding BsuBI/PstI family type II restriction endonuclease; the protein is MSRTRQHQTRTDRFHGSSLGVEVLARSLGVPRREVEAKRWRMPDGSFFYHPRYRWCLLIKAIIEHFCPAFAPGGVVLYIGDTENKFVHLETGGLATLGVSLDSAAKIPDVIVHFRAKNWLLLIEAVTSAGPVDSKRRKELKDLFAGCKAGLVFVTAFENRRTMQTFVSQIAWESEVWIAEDPDHMIHFNGERFLGPYPDVIGKS
- a CDS encoding prepilin-type N-terminal cleavage/methylation domain-containing protein; amino-acid sequence: MMKSPFISTLRRPSSTHGPRGGRAFTLIELLVVIAIIAILAAMLLPALGLAKEKAKRIKCTSNLKQIGIAFAIYAGDNNDKVPQTVVGAGNSPGSALWDVPRLTADAIIQSGGNRGILYDPATKATVQDIDNWYYFNSATTPPSDNGVNYRVTTYQWLFERNNPGTAGYDASRPSRRRDGLPYVSKLSVAVTNFTVAQSELVTCVVVSEGSGGQNDKFTGVYTSNPQIIPQGYNSSHMSSGSRPEGGNILCQDNHVEWRNFKKMRVYVDWSNNRHWWW
- a CDS encoding helix-turn-helix transcriptional regulator; its protein translation is MSKSVFTTEYAVFRELLRELRTQKGLTQVQLSETLGMPQSFVSKYETGERRLDVIELRNVCQSLGATLVSFAKKFEERLPEAKKVGAK